One genomic window of Mucilaginibacter sp. SJ includes the following:
- a CDS encoding LOG family protein: protein MKSICVFCGANFNGDPLLKQAIEQLAEVMVSRDITLVFGGGKVGVMGLIADAVLSRGGKAIGIIPQFLMDKEVGHTGLTELHIVENIHQRKQMMNDLCEGIITLPGGLGTLEEFFEVLTWLQLGLHNHPIGLLNVNGFYDLLLKQMDVMVEQRFLKQTNRELILTSGDPIELVNLMDNFNAKPDDVWFKDRNLT, encoded by the coding sequence ATGAAATCTATCTGCGTATTCTGCGGCGCCAATTTTAACGGCGATCCTTTATTGAAACAAGCTATTGAACAACTGGCTGAGGTAATGGTAAGCCGTGATATCACCCTTGTCTTCGGTGGCGGCAAAGTTGGCGTTATGGGTTTGATAGCCGATGCTGTTTTAAGTCGGGGAGGTAAAGCCATAGGCATTATTCCTCAATTTTTAATGGATAAGGAAGTTGGGCATACCGGTTTAACCGAGCTGCATATTGTTGAAAATATACACCAGCGCAAGCAAATGATGAATGACCTTTGTGAGGGTATCATCACACTTCCCGGAGGTTTGGGTACCCTTGAAGAATTTTTTGAGGTATTAACCTGGCTGCAATTAGGTTTGCATAATCATCCTATCGGTTTGCTCAACGTCAATGGCTTTTACGACCTGTTACTTAAACAAATGGATGTAATGGTTGAACAACGTTTTCTGAAGCAAACCAATCGCGAACTGATTCTTACTTCGGGTGATCCGATAGAGCTGGTAAACCTGATGGATAATTTCAACGCCAAACCAGATGATGTATGGTTTAAGGATAGAAACCTTACTTAG
- a CDS encoding dipeptidase, with protein MKKSLLFFPLILTLRLSAQNAQPIHQKAILIDTHNDVISNELITKVDLGKHQSEGNFDLVRAKEGGLDAQIFSIWCGESYGKGTAFAFANREIDSLYALIKRNPDKIALVRNTKELKKAVAGKKLAALIGVEGGHMIEDRMDYIDSLAKRGMRYLTLTWNNSTSWATSARDEVTKKDSLKHLGLTDYGKQIVKHLNDLGVMVDVSHVGERTFYDVLATTTKPVIASHSCAYNIDPNRRNLKDEQLKALAKNGGVVCLNFYSAFVDSAYASKVLKFQIQHKVELDSLIRVYHDVDLANIRINAMYKTESDKLRPPLELLTKHIDYIVKLIGVDYVGIGSDFDGAESYPLGLDSVADYPKITEELLKLGYKQRDIDKVLGGNVMRVLAANTGK; from the coding sequence ATGAAAAAATCGTTGCTATTCTTCCCTTTAATACTGACGTTAAGATTATCTGCACAAAACGCCCAGCCAATCCATCAAAAAGCTATTTTAATAGATACGCATAACGATGTTATTTCAAACGAGCTGATAACCAAAGTTGATTTAGGCAAACATCAAAGCGAAGGTAATTTCGACCTTGTTCGTGCTAAAGAAGGCGGACTTGATGCGCAGATCTTTTCTATCTGGTGCGGCGAAAGTTATGGTAAGGGAACTGCCTTCGCCTTTGCTAACCGGGAAATTGATTCGTTGTACGCGCTCATCAAGCGTAATCCTGATAAAATAGCTTTAGTGCGCAATACCAAAGAACTTAAAAAAGCTGTGGCCGGTAAAAAGCTGGCAGCGTTGATTGGTGTTGAAGGCGGGCATATGATCGAAGACAGGATGGATTACATTGACAGTCTGGCTAAACGAGGGATGCGCTATCTTACCCTCACCTGGAATAACAGCACTTCATGGGCAACTTCGGCACGTGACGAGGTTACTAAAAAGGATAGTTTGAAACATTTAGGACTTACGGACTACGGTAAACAAATAGTAAAGCATCTGAACGATCTTGGCGTTATGGTTGATGTATCGCACGTGGGTGAACGTACTTTTTATGATGTGCTTGCTACCACCACAAAACCGGTTATCGCTTCGCATAGCTGTGCTTACAATATTGATCCTAACCGCCGTAATTTAAAGGATGAGCAACTGAAAGCGCTGGCCAAAAATGGCGGTGTTGTATGCCTAAATTTTTACAGTGCTTTTGTTGACAGTGCTTATGCGTCCAAAGTGCTTAAGTTCCAGATCCAGCATAAAGTTGAACTTGATTCACTTATCAGGGTTTATCATGATGTAGATTTAGCGAATATCAGGATAAATGCGATGTACAAAACTGAATCGGATAAGCTCAGGCCGCCGCTCGAACTGCTGACCAAACATATCGACTATATAGTAAAACTGATAGGTGTTGACTATGTAGGTATAGGCTCTGATTTTGATGGTGCTGAATCTTATCCGCTGGGTTTGGATAGTGTTGCGGATTACCCTAAAATAACTGAGGAACTGCTAAAACTGGGATATAAACAAAGAGATATTGATAAAGTATTGGGGGGAAATGTGATGCGGGTACTTGCTGCCAATACGGGCAAATGA
- a CDS encoding family 20 glycosylhydrolase produces the protein MYKKASLILLAMLAVCTTTVNAQDTNPNLGIIPAPVSLKKVPGQFILSQETTIQADTPSNKAVVFFKDYLANNQAYNNPVVAKSGKATNIITLTTAGTDGLPAEGYRLTITPQQVIVAGKGAGLFYGVQTLLQLMPAEHVATIKLPCVQVEDYPRFGYRGAMLDVGRHFFGVEMVKKYIDLLAAYKLNTFHWHLTEDQGWRIEIKKYPKLTQISSMRAQTLIGGYRDRTPQQFDNTPYGGFYTQDQIREVVKYAADRFVNIVPEIEMPGHSQAALAAYPELSCDPGKTYKPAETWGVFQDIYCPNEKTFAFLQDVLTEVMELFPSKYIHIGGDEAPKDAWKKSAFCQQLIKKLKLKDEHALQSYFIQRIEKFVNSKGRSIIGWDEILEGGLAPNATVMSWRGEDGGIAAAQQKHDVIMTPGSNGLYIDHGQGKPSQEPLSIGGNEPLTKIYSYNPTPAVLSPEEQKYIKGVQANLWTEYVATDAKVEFMLLPRLLALSEVAWSPLANKNYTDFADTRLPGHLAWLDKNGFDYHVPTAIGAKDTVIIGNKLTAVLKPSVEGAKVHYTIDGYTPRETDLIYTIPLNLDVPLDQYRELQTIVITPSGKRSNVTRTLVYNKAPMAAVNYTGTATGVKYQVYPGLYTSTNQLGIMPADSGVSKTFNTADLRKNKGKYGVIYSGFINIDTDGVYSFATSSAGGSVLLIDDQPVVDNDGKHTMTEEMGAVSLLKGYHKVTVKYFDQGTGSVALKVFITAPGKTKAELTPDTLYN, from the coding sequence ATGTATAAAAAGGCTTCTTTAATACTGCTTGCCATGCTTGCAGTGTGCACCACAACTGTGAACGCGCAGGATACCAACCCAAACCTGGGTATTATCCCCGCTCCTGTTTCGTTAAAAAAAGTTCCTGGCCAATTTATTTTGAGCCAGGAAACTACTATTCAGGCGGATACTCCTTCTAACAAAGCCGTAGTATTTTTTAAAGATTACCTTGCCAATAACCAGGCTTATAATAACCCCGTTGTTGCTAAAAGCGGCAAAGCGACAAACATTATAACCCTTACAACTGCCGGCACCGATGGTTTACCTGCCGAAGGTTACCGTTTAACAATTACACCGCAACAGGTTATTGTAGCAGGCAAGGGTGCCGGGTTATTTTATGGCGTACAAACCCTGCTTCAGTTAATGCCTGCCGAACATGTTGCTACCATTAAGCTGCCATGTGTTCAGGTTGAGGATTATCCGCGTTTTGGCTACAGGGGGGCCATGCTTGATGTTGGCCGCCATTTTTTTGGAGTGGAGATGGTTAAAAAATACATTGACCTGTTAGCTGCCTATAAACTCAATACCTTTCACTGGCACCTTACTGAAGATCAGGGCTGGCGTATTGAGATAAAGAAATATCCAAAACTCACCCAAATCAGCAGTATGCGCGCGCAAACACTGATCGGTGGTTACCGCGACCGTACCCCGCAGCAGTTTGACAATACCCCTTATGGCGGCTTTTATACACAAGACCAGATCCGCGAGGTAGTAAAATATGCCGCGGACAGGTTTGTTAATATAGTACCCGAAATTGAAATGCCTGGCCACTCGCAAGCGGCGCTTGCTGCTTATCCGGAATTGAGTTGTGATCCCGGCAAAACTTATAAGCCTGCCGAAACCTGGGGTGTTTTCCAGGACATTTATTGTCCTAACGAAAAAACCTTTGCTTTTTTACAGGATGTTTTAACCGAGGTGATGGAGTTGTTTCCGAGCAAGTATATTCATATTGGCGGTGACGAAGCACCCAAGGACGCCTGGAAAAAATCGGCTTTTTGCCAGCAATTGATCAAAAAGTTAAAACTAAAAGACGAGCATGCGTTGCAAAGCTATTTTATACAACGGATTGAAAAGTTTGTAAATTCCAAAGGCCGCAGTATCATAGGCTGGGATGAGATTTTAGAGGGCGGCCTTGCTCCTAACGCCACAGTAATGAGCTGGCGCGGTGAAGACGGTGGTATTGCTGCCGCGCAACAAAAACATGATGTGATCATGACACCCGGAAGCAACGGTTTATATATCGACCACGGTCAGGGCAAACCAAGCCAGGAACCATTAAGCATTGGCGGCAACGAACCACTTACGAAAATTTATAGCTACAACCCAACCCCAGCTGTATTATCGCCCGAGGAACAAAAATATATCAAAGGTGTGCAGGCCAATTTATGGACGGAGTATGTGGCGACAGATGCTAAAGTTGAGTTTATGCTACTGCCGAGACTCCTGGCTTTATCGGAAGTAGCATGGTCGCCGTTGGCTAACAAAAATTATACTGATTTTGCCGATACACGTTTACCAGGCCATCTGGCATGGCTGGATAAAAATGGTTTTGATTACCATGTACCAACAGCTATCGGCGCAAAAGATACTGTGATAATAGGCAATAAGTTGACCGCCGTATTGAAACCCTCAGTTGAAGGAGCTAAAGTTCATTATACTATTGATGGTTATACGCCACGCGAAACAGACCTGATTTATACTATTCCTTTAAATTTGGATGTACCCCTTGACCAATACCGGGAGTTGCAAACCATTGTAATAACCCCCTCGGGCAAGCGAAGCAATGTAACCCGCACATTGGTTTATAATAAAGCGCCAATGGCTGCCGTTAATTATACAGGCACGGCAACCGGTGTTAAATACCAGGTTTATCCGGGACTTTACACCAGCACTAACCAGCTTGGTATTATGCCGGCCGATAGCGGTGTAAGCAAAACCTTCAATACGGCCGATCTGAGAAAAAATAAAGGTAAATACGGTGTTATTTATTCAGGATTTATTAATATTGATACCGATGGCGTTTATAGCTTTGCAACATCATCGGCAGGTGGTTCGGTATTATTGATTGATGACCAGCCCGTAGTTGACAATGACGGAAAACATACCATGACTGAAGAGATGGGTGCCGTGTCGTTATTAAAAGGCTACCATAAAGTAACTGTAAAATATTTTGACCAGGGAACCGGGTCTGTGGCGTTAAAGGTATTTATTACCGCACCGGGCAAAACAAAAGCCGAGTTAACACCAGATACATTGTATAACTAA
- a CDS encoding acyl-CoA carboxylase subunit beta encodes MNIEFNKNEDINKQLVYELNTRLNKVYQGGGEKAAAKQKEKGKMLARERVASLIDKDKPWLEIGAFVADGMYAEHGGCASGGVVCGIGYISGRQCVVVANDATVKAGAWFPITAKKNLRAQEIAIENKLPIIYLVDSAGVYLPLQDEIFPDKEHFGRIFRNNAIMSSMGIIQIAAIMGSCVAGGAYLPIMSDEAMIVEGTGSVFLAGSYLVKSAIGEDVDNETLGGAATHCEISGVTDYKQPNDQAALDSIRNIMSMTGNYTKAGFDRIPSSAPKLSEKEIYGILPDNREKAYDMKEIILRLLDKSEFEPYKDGYGQSIICGLGRIDGWAVGIVANQRKVIKSRKGEMQFGGVIYSDSADKATRFIMNCNQKKIPLVFLQDVTGFMVGSRSEQGGIIKDGAKMVNAVANSVVPKFTIVIGNSYGAGNYAMCGKAYDPRLIYAWPSAKIAVMGGGQAAKTLLQIQEASLKAKGEEVDAAKEAELLKQITDRYNAQTTPYYAAARLWVDGIIDPLETRKVISMGIEAANHAPIEKVFNVGVIQT; translated from the coding sequence ATGAATATCGAATTCAATAAAAATGAAGATATTAATAAGCAGCTTGTTTATGAGCTAAACACCCGGCTTAACAAAGTATACCAGGGCGGTGGTGAAAAAGCCGCAGCCAAACAAAAAGAAAAAGGAAAAATGCTGGCCCGCGAACGGGTGGCTTCCCTTATTGATAAAGATAAACCATGGCTGGAGATCGGCGCTTTTGTAGCCGATGGGATGTATGCCGAACATGGCGGCTGCGCATCCGGAGGTGTTGTCTGTGGTATCGGGTATATATCGGGCAGACAATGTGTTGTTGTGGCTAATGACGCCACCGTAAAAGCAGGGGCCTGGTTCCCGATAACAGCAAAAAAGAACCTCCGTGCCCAGGAGATAGCCATTGAAAACAAGTTACCTATCATCTATCTTGTCGACTCGGCTGGTGTTTATCTGCCTTTGCAGGACGAGATCTTTCCAGATAAAGAACACTTTGGCCGCATTTTTCGCAATAATGCTATCATGAGCAGTATGGGAATTATCCAGATAGCTGCTATTATGGGTTCATGCGTAGCAGGAGGGGCATACCTGCCAATCATGAGCGATGAGGCCATGATAGTGGAAGGTACAGGCTCGGTTTTCCTGGCTGGGTCATATCTCGTAAAATCGGCCATTGGCGAGGATGTGGATAATGAAACACTTGGCGGTGCCGCCACCCATTGCGAAATTTCAGGTGTCACCGATTATAAGCAGCCTAATGATCAAGCCGCTCTTGATTCCATCCGCAATATCATGAGCATGACGGGCAATTATACTAAAGCCGGTTTCGATAGAATCCCGTCATCTGCTCCAAAACTTAGCGAAAAAGAAATTTATGGCATACTGCCCGATAACCGGGAAAAGGCCTATGATATGAAGGAAATCATACTCCGTTTGTTGGATAAATCAGAATTTGAACCTTATAAAGATGGCTACGGGCAATCTATCATTTGCGGTTTAGGCCGTATTGACGGATGGGCCGTAGGGATTGTAGCTAATCAGCGTAAGGTGATCAAATCAAGAAAAGGTGAGATGCAGTTTGGCGGAGTGATCTATTCTGATTCGGCAGATAAAGCCACACGTTTCATTATGAACTGTAATCAAAAGAAGATCCCATTAGTCTTTTTGCAGGATGTTACCGGTTTTATGGTAGGCAGCCGATCGGAGCAAGGCGGTATTATCAAAGACGGTGCAAAAATGGTGAACGCAGTAGCAAATTCCGTTGTGCCTAAATTTACCATTGTTATAGGCAATAGTTACGGGGCAGGCAATTACGCCATGTGTGGCAAAGCCTATGATCCACGATTGATCTATGCCTGGCCGTCGGCCAAAATTGCGGTAATGGGCGGCGGACAAGCAGCGAAAACTCTATTACAAATTCAGGAAGCAAGCCTCAAAGCCAAAGGCGAAGAGGTAGATGCAGCAAAAGAAGCCGAATTGCTGAAGCAAATTACCGACAGATATAACGCTCAAACAACCCCATATTATGCCGCTGCCCGGCTTTGGGTTGATGGGATCATTGACCCGCTCGAAACCCGTAAAGTAATATCCATGGGTATCGAGGCCGCTAATCACGCGCCTATTGAAAAGGTATTTAATGTAGGAGTGATACAGACATGA
- the trxB gene encoding thioredoxin-disulfide reductase: protein MSQETEHVKCLIIGSGPAGYTAAIYASRADLKPVMYTGLLAGGQLTQTTEVENFPGYPQGIMGPELMEDFRKQAERLGTEIRFGYVSSVDFSSLPHKVVVDDVKTITADTVIISTGASAKWLGLESEQKYSGFGVSACAVCDGFFFKGQDVAIVGAGDTAAEEATYLAKLARKVYMIVRRDEFRASKAMVHRVLNTPNIEILYNTETKEILGDGQSVTGVKVINNQTNAETDLDVTGFFVAIGHHPNTDIFKGWLHMDETGYIITRPGSTETNVEGVFCAGDAQDHIYRQAVTAAGTGCMAAIDAERYLAAKEHVVTA, encoded by the coding sequence ATGTCTCAAGAAACTGAACACGTAAAATGCCTGATCATTGGATCTGGCCCTGCAGGTTATACTGCGGCTATATATGCTTCCCGTGCTGATCTTAAACCAGTTATGTATACCGGCTTATTAGCCGGCGGTCAGCTTACACAAACTACCGAAGTTGAAAACTTTCCGGGCTATCCGCAAGGCATTATGGGCCCCGAACTGATGGAAGATTTCCGCAAGCAGGCCGAGCGCCTGGGTACTGAAATTCGCTTCGGATATGTTAGTTCTGTTGATTTTTCAAGTTTACCACATAAAGTAGTAGTTGATGATGTAAAAACCATTACTGCTGATACTGTTATTATCTCAACCGGTGCTTCGGCTAAATGGCTTGGTCTGGAGTCTGAACAAAAATACAGCGGCTTTGGTGTTTCGGCCTGTGCTGTTTGCGATGGCTTCTTTTTTAAAGGCCAGGATGTGGCTATTGTTGGTGCCGGTGATACTGCTGCCGAAGAAGCTACTTATTTAGCTAAACTGGCCCGTAAGGTATACATGATCGTTCGCAGGGATGAGTTCCGCGCTTCAAAAGCAATGGTTCACCGCGTATTGAATACGCCGAACATTGAAATTTTATATAACACCGAAACTAAAGAAATTTTAGGCGATGGCCAAAGTGTTACCGGCGTTAAGGTAATCAACAACCAAACCAATGCCGAAACCGATCTTGACGTTACCGGGTTCTTCGTGGCAATCGGCCACCACCCAAACACTGATATTTTTAAAGGATGGTTACATATGGATGAAACCGGCTATATCATCACTCGTCCCGGTTCAACCGAAACCAACGTTGAAGGCGTATTCTGTGCCGGCGATGCACAGGATCACATTTACCGCCAGGCTGTAACAGCAGCAGGCACTGGCTGCATGGCCGCCATCGACGCCGAGCGTTACCTGGCTGCCAAAGAACACGTAGTGACGGCTTAA